A region of Ramlibacter agri DNA encodes the following proteins:
- the prpF gene encoding 2-methylaconitate cis-trans isomerase PrpF, with amino-acid sequence MKIRATWMRGGTSKGLFFRAQDLPAEPAARDRMLLRAMGSPDPYGTQIDGLGGATPSTSKVVLVRQSRREDCDVEYLFGAVSIREARIDWSGNCGNLTAAVAPFAIAQGLHRPAAEGTVCVRMWQDNIGQRILTHVAVRAGEVVEEGAFALDGVAFPSSEIRLEFLDPGADPESGGGPLFPTGHLSDLWEAPGFGVCAITLLTAGAPTLFVRAQDLGLSGSELQSQLEVAKAAREALVTLRRRAAMLLGLAASEAEADAASPHVPRVAFVAPPRDYQASGGKAVRADETDLAVRILSLGRLHQAMTGTGAVALAVAAAVPGTVVAEAAGGARESVRFGHPSGVLEVGASVRRGDSGEWQATRVVMSRSARRLMEGEVFVP; translated from the coding sequence ATGAAGATCCGCGCCACGTGGATGCGCGGCGGCACCAGCAAGGGCCTGTTCTTCCGTGCGCAGGACCTGCCCGCCGAGCCCGCGGCGCGTGACCGCATGCTGCTGCGCGCCATGGGCAGCCCCGACCCCTACGGCACGCAGATCGACGGCCTGGGCGGTGCGACGCCCAGCACCAGCAAGGTCGTGCTGGTGCGGCAGAGCCGGCGCGAGGACTGCGACGTCGAATACCTGTTCGGCGCCGTGTCCATCCGCGAGGCGCGCATCGACTGGAGCGGCAATTGCGGCAACCTCACGGCAGCCGTCGCGCCTTTCGCCATCGCGCAGGGCCTGCACAGGCCGGCCGCGGAGGGCACGGTGTGCGTGCGCATGTGGCAGGACAACATCGGGCAGCGGATCCTGACGCACGTGGCCGTGCGCGCGGGAGAGGTGGTGGAAGAGGGTGCTTTTGCGCTCGATGGCGTCGCCTTTCCGTCGTCCGAGATCCGCTTGGAGTTTCTCGACCCGGGCGCCGACCCCGAGAGCGGCGGCGGGCCGTTGTTCCCGACGGGGCATCTGTCGGATCTCTGGGAAGCGCCGGGCTTCGGGGTTTGTGCGATCACGCTGCTGACCGCAGGCGCGCCCACGCTGTTCGTGCGGGCGCAGGATCTCGGCCTGTCTGGCAGCGAACTGCAGTCGCAGCTGGAGGTGGCCAAGGCGGCGCGCGAAGCGCTGGTCACCCTGCGCCGCCGGGCGGCGATGCTGCTGGGGTTGGCCGCAAGCGAAGCGGAAGCGGATGCCGCGAGTCCCCACGTCCCGCGCGTCGCCTTCGTCGCACCGCCGCGGGACTACCAGGCCTCGGGTGGCAAGGCAGTTCGTGCGGACGAGACCGACCTGGCCGTGCGCATCCTGTCCCTCGGCCGGCTGCATCAGGCGATGACGGGAACGGGAGCAGTTGCGCTCGCGGTGGCAGCGGCAGTGCCTGGAACCGTCGTGGCGGAAGCTGCAGGAGGTGCGCGCGAGTCCGTGCGCTTCGGCCATCCTTCCGGCGTGCTGGAAGTCGGTGCCAGCGTGCGCCGCGGCGATTCCGGCGAATGGCAGGCGACCCGCGTCGTCATGAGCCGCAGTGCGCGGCGCCTCATGGAAGGCGAAGTCTTCGTCCCCTGA
- a CDS encoding LysR family transcriptional regulator, which produces MDSLDPLAVFTAVAEAGGFTAAADRLGMTKSAVSLRVRQLEAQLGVDLFVRTTRRVQLTQAGQQLFDAAAAPLRTVREALAGAASSRQLLTGHLRITAPVEQAAMSLAAPLARFSAAHPGLRIELFAADRVLDLVAGGIDVAIRLGHLRDSSERATKLAEFEQWVVASPAYLRAKPAPRRPADLAEHDWIHLTLLRSPLTWTFASARGKKESVRVRSRLQVDSTSTLRALLEQGAGVSVLDHPSVLPLVREGKLVRLLPSWSLPKGGIHAVYPPGRHVSGAARAFVESYREHLQAALA; this is translated from the coding sequence ATGGACAGCCTCGACCCCCTGGCAGTGTTCACGGCGGTGGCGGAAGCCGGCGGCTTCACGGCCGCCGCGGACCGGCTGGGCATGACGAAGTCCGCCGTCAGCCTGCGCGTGCGGCAACTCGAGGCGCAACTCGGGGTCGACCTGTTCGTGCGCACCACCCGCCGCGTGCAGTTGACGCAGGCGGGGCAGCAGCTGTTCGACGCGGCGGCGGCGCCGCTGCGCACCGTCCGCGAAGCGCTGGCCGGCGCGGCGTCCTCGCGCCAGCTCCTCACCGGCCACTTGCGCATCACCGCGCCGGTCGAACAGGCTGCCATGTCGCTGGCCGCGCCGCTGGCTCGCTTTTCAGCTGCGCATCCCGGGCTGCGCATCGAGCTGTTCGCGGCCGACCGCGTGCTGGACCTCGTCGCCGGCGGCATCGACGTGGCGATCCGCCTCGGCCACCTGCGCGATTCGTCGGAGCGCGCGACGAAGCTGGCCGAGTTCGAGCAATGGGTGGTGGCCTCGCCGGCTTACCTGCGAGCGAAACCCGCGCCGCGCCGGCCGGCGGACCTCGCCGAGCATGACTGGATCCACCTGACCCTGCTGCGCAGCCCGCTCACCTGGACCTTCGCGTCGGCACGCGGGAAGAAGGAGTCGGTGCGGGTGCGCTCGCGCCTGCAGGTGGACTCCACTTCCACGCTGCGTGCGCTGCTGGAACAAGGGGCTGGCGTTTCCGTGCTGGACCACCCTTCCGTGCTGCCACTGGTGCGCGAAGGCAAGCTGGTCCGCCTGCTGCCGTCCTGGTCCTTGCCCAAGGGCGGCATCCACGCCGTGTACCCGCCCGGCCGGCACGTGTCGGGGGCCGCGCGGGCCTTTGTCGAGAGCTACCGCGAGCACCTGCAGGCGGCGCTGGCATGA
- a CDS encoding NAD(P)-dependent oxidoreductase, with amino-acid sequence MNITLIGASGFIGTAIRNEALARGHHVKALVRKPEQVPAQAKLQVERADVFDSAALARQLAGSDAVISAFSGHSHGDIHADYVRGIESIVAATKDAKVPRLLVVGGAGSLYAAPGLQVVDAPDFPEQWKASALGARDALELLRQSKGLDWSMLSPAAVIAPGERTGKFRLGRDDLLVDASGQSRISLQDYAVAMIDELEKAAHRGQRFTLAY; translated from the coding sequence ATGAACATCACCTTGATCGGCGCCTCCGGCTTCATCGGCACCGCGATCCGCAACGAAGCGCTGGCCCGCGGCCACCACGTGAAGGCGCTGGTGCGCAAGCCGGAGCAGGTCCCGGCCCAGGCCAAGCTGCAGGTCGAGCGCGCCGACGTGTTCGACAGCGCCGCGCTGGCGCGACAACTGGCGGGCAGCGATGCGGTGATCAGCGCCTTCAGCGGCCACAGCCACGGCGACATTCACGCCGACTACGTGCGCGGCATCGAGTCCATCGTCGCAGCCACGAAGGACGCCAAGGTGCCGCGGCTGCTGGTGGTCGGCGGCGCCGGCAGCCTGTACGCCGCACCCGGCCTGCAGGTGGTGGATGCGCCCGACTTCCCGGAACAGTGGAAGGCCTCCGCGCTGGGCGCGCGCGACGCCCTGGAGTTGCTGCGACAGAGCAAGGGCCTGGACTGGTCGATGCTGAGCCCGGCCGCCGTCATCGCGCCCGGCGAACGCACCGGCAAGTTCCGGCTCGGACGCGACGACCTGCTGGTCGACGCTTCCGGCCAGAGCCGCATCTCGCTGCAGGACTACGCGGTCGCGATGATCGACGAACTGGAAAAGGCCGCGCACCGCGGCCAGCGCTTCACGCTCGCCTACTGA
- a CDS encoding LysR family transcriptional regulator, with amino-acid sequence MSGWRPDLTTLKLFVAVCDEASITKAAEREAIAPSAVSKRIAEVESAAGVMLLVRGGRGVKPTAAGQAFLEHARRILESTTLLEAELEEYGQGARGHVRLWAHISSMVELLPKDVTAFMLQHPNVRVDLQERVSSAVAQGVREGAADLGVCLSTVDLFGVRQYPYSRDELVLVCRDDHALANEAAVDFDQVMAHDLVGLQPGSRMETFLAGLAARKGRKLRYRSHVSTYEAALAT; translated from the coding sequence ATGAGCGGATGGCGCCCCGACCTCACCACCTTGAAGCTGTTCGTCGCTGTGTGCGACGAAGCCAGCATCACCAAGGCCGCCGAGCGCGAGGCGATCGCGCCTTCCGCCGTCAGCAAGCGCATCGCGGAGGTGGAGAGCGCAGCCGGCGTCATGCTGCTGGTGCGCGGCGGCCGCGGCGTCAAGCCCACCGCCGCCGGCCAGGCCTTCCTGGAGCACGCGCGCCGCATCCTGGAAAGCACCACGCTGCTGGAAGCGGAACTGGAGGAATACGGCCAGGGCGCCCGCGGCCATGTGCGGCTTTGGGCGCACATCTCCTCGATGGTCGAACTGCTGCCCAAGGACGTCACCGCCTTCATGCTGCAGCACCCGAACGTGCGGGTGGACCTGCAGGAGCGCGTGAGTTCGGCCGTGGCGCAAGGTGTGCGCGAAGGCGCGGCCGACCTCGGCGTGTGCCTGTCCACGGTGGACCTGTTCGGCGTGCGGCAGTACCCGTACAGCCGCGACGAACTGGTGCTGGTGTGCCGCGACGACCACGCGCTGGCCAACGAGGCCGCCGTGGACTTCGACCAGGTGATGGCGCACGACCTGGTCGGCCTGCAGCCCGGCAGCCGGATGGAGACCTTCCTGGCCGGCCTGGCCGCGCGCAAGGGGCGCAAGCTGCGCTACCGCTCGCACGTCAGCACCTACGAGGCCGCGCTTGCCACCTGA
- a CDS encoding LysR family transcriptional regulator — protein MPTWRPDLLSLRLFVAACEEASMARAAEREAIVPSAISKRIAEMEEATGVPLLVRGARGVRPTPAGTALLHHAQQIVRSAEKMQAEIAEFAQGVRGHVRLLANISSIVEFLPRDMSAFMVAHPQIRIDLQERVSAQIAEGVREGQAELGICLASVDLSELTVHPYAVDHLGVVVHTAHPLAARESVRFEDTLEFDFVALSPDSATTRRLSALAARLGRTINHRMYVSTFEAACHIIAENLAIGVLAHDAVKPFQPALGLQVVRLEDDWARREIVLVHRDESLLTPPARALARHLQERVAARGRR, from the coding sequence ATGCCCACCTGGAGACCCGACCTCCTTTCGCTGCGCCTGTTCGTCGCCGCCTGCGAGGAGGCCAGCATGGCGCGCGCGGCCGAGCGCGAAGCCATCGTGCCGTCGGCGATCAGCAAGCGCATCGCGGAAATGGAAGAGGCCACCGGCGTGCCGCTGCTGGTGCGCGGCGCGCGCGGCGTGCGGCCCACGCCGGCCGGCACGGCGCTGCTGCATCACGCGCAGCAGATCGTGCGCAGCGCGGAGAAGATGCAGGCCGAGATCGCCGAGTTCGCCCAGGGCGTGCGCGGCCACGTCCGGCTGCTGGCGAACATCTCCTCGATCGTGGAGTTCCTGCCGCGCGACATGAGCGCCTTCATGGTGGCGCATCCGCAGATCCGCATCGACCTGCAGGAGCGCGTCAGCGCCCAGATCGCCGAAGGCGTGCGTGAAGGCCAGGCCGAACTGGGCATCTGCCTGGCCAGCGTCGACCTGAGCGAGCTCACGGTACACCCATATGCCGTCGACCACCTGGGCGTGGTGGTGCACACCGCGCATCCGCTGGCGGCGCGCGAATCGGTGCGCTTCGAGGACACGCTGGAATTCGACTTCGTCGCGCTCAGCCCGGACAGCGCCACCACGCGCCGGTTGTCGGCGCTCGCAGCGCGGCTGGGCCGCACCATCAACCACCGCATGTACGTGAGTACTTTCGAAGCAGCCTGCCACATCATCGCGGAGAACCTGGCCATCGGCGTGCTCGCGCACGACGCGGTCAAGCCTTTCCAGCCCGCGCTGGGCCTGCAGGTGGTGCGGCTGGAGGACGACTGGGCCAGGCGCGAGATCGTGCTGGTGCACCGCGACGAGTCGCTGCTGACGCCGCCGGCCCGGGCGCTGGCGCGCCACCTGCAGGAGCGGGTGGCGGCGCGCGGCAGGCGCTAG
- a CDS encoding CaiB/BaiF CoA transferase family protein — protein MDSTGPLAGIKVLDFGHMVMGPSCGLVLADLGAEVMRIEPPQGDPTRKLKGFGLGFFTYFNRNKSSAQLDLKQGEASQEVMRRALEWADVVIENFAPGVMARLGLGYEDVAKVNARIVYCSLKGYLPGPYQDRLALDEVAQMMGGMAYMTGPAGTPLRAGGSVVDITGGVFGAVGILAALRERERTGRGQLVESSLFESAAFYTGQHMAYFSMSGETPKPMPTRSHVFTVYDLFKTADNDVFVGVTSEQQWDRFCQEFGLAHLKADPELATQADRLKVRPRVIAAVAEVFAGLSADDIVERCAAAKLPAAKVNRPDQLLDDPHLKASGQLLPTTLPDGRTATLPALPFKMNGHNLGIRQQPQPAGRQTHGFLRALGYSDAEIAGLAQAQVIPS, from the coding sequence ATGGACAGCACGGGGCCGCTCGCCGGCATCAAGGTCCTCGATTTCGGGCACATGGTGATGGGACCTTCCTGCGGGCTGGTGCTGGCCGACCTCGGTGCCGAGGTCATGCGCATCGAGCCGCCGCAGGGCGATCCCACCCGCAAGCTCAAGGGTTTCGGCCTGGGCTTCTTCACGTACTTCAATCGCAACAAGTCGAGCGCCCAACTGGACCTGAAGCAGGGCGAGGCGAGCCAGGAGGTGATGCGGCGCGCGCTCGAATGGGCGGACGTGGTCATCGAGAACTTCGCGCCGGGCGTCATGGCCAGGCTGGGCCTGGGCTACGAAGACGTGGCGAAGGTCAACGCGCGCATCGTCTACTGCTCGCTCAAGGGCTACCTGCCAGGCCCCTATCAGGACCGCCTGGCACTCGACGAGGTGGCGCAGATGATGGGCGGCATGGCCTACATGACCGGGCCCGCGGGAACGCCGCTGCGCGCCGGCGGCTCGGTCGTCGACATCACCGGCGGCGTGTTCGGCGCGGTCGGCATCCTGGCCGCCCTGCGCGAACGCGAGCGCACCGGCCGCGGCCAGCTGGTCGAAAGTTCGCTGTTCGAGTCGGCGGCCTTCTACACCGGCCAGCACATGGCCTACTTCTCCATGTCGGGCGAGACGCCGAAGCCGATGCCCACGCGCAGCCACGTCTTCACCGTCTACGACCTGTTCAAGACCGCCGACAACGACGTCTTCGTCGGCGTCACCAGCGAGCAGCAGTGGGATCGCTTCTGCCAGGAGTTCGGCTTGGCCCACCTGAAGGCGGATCCCGAACTGGCGACGCAAGCCGATCGCCTGAAGGTGCGGCCGCGCGTGATCGCCGCGGTCGCCGAGGTGTTCGCGGGCCTGTCCGCCGACGACATCGTCGAACGCTGCGCCGCCGCCAAGCTGCCCGCCGCCAAGGTGAACCGCCCCGACCAGCTGCTGGACGACCCGCACCTGAAGGCGAGTGGGCAACTGCTGCCCACCACCTTGCCGGACGGCCGCACGGCGACCTTGCCGGCGCTGCCCTTCAAGATGAACGGCCACAACCTGGGCATCCGCCAGCAGCCGCAGCCCGCGGGCCGGCAGACCCACGGCTTCCTGCGCGCGCTCGGTTATTCCGACGCCGAGATCGCAGGCCTGGCGCAGGCCCAGGTCATCCCGTCCTGA
- a CDS encoding hydroxymethylglutaryl-CoA lyase → MSDIPKKVHIREEGPREGFQIEPGPISTADKIALIDALSDTGVDHIQTVSFVNPKAVPGWADADAVVRGMKKKDGVEYTALWFNEQGLQRALAHQDKLHVTGALIGSASDVFCRKNLNRSIAEHTEVMRKQAASLVANAVPIRRVGVMAAFGCNYSGEVSVQQALEAAETGMSIAREAGARIEEITLADSMGWCTPARTERLVGAFRERWPEVELILHLHDTRGMGVASAHAALRMGVTSFDSTVAGLGGCPFAGRPGATGNIASEELVLLCHEMGIETGVDLEALIEVGRMAERLVGHPLPSTLLRSGSYQT, encoded by the coding sequence ATGAGCGACATCCCGAAGAAGGTCCACATCCGCGAGGAAGGCCCGCGCGAAGGCTTCCAGATCGAGCCCGGCCCCATCAGCACGGCCGACAAGATCGCCTTGATCGACGCCCTCTCCGACACCGGCGTCGACCACATCCAGACCGTTTCCTTCGTCAACCCGAAGGCGGTGCCGGGCTGGGCCGATGCCGACGCAGTCGTGCGCGGCATGAAAAAGAAGGACGGCGTCGAGTACACGGCGCTGTGGTTCAACGAGCAGGGCCTGCAGCGTGCGCTGGCGCACCAGGACAAGCTGCACGTCACCGGCGCGCTGATCGGCTCGGCCTCCGACGTCTTCTGCAGGAAGAACCTGAACCGCTCGATCGCGGAACACACGGAGGTGATGCGCAAGCAGGCGGCTTCGCTGGTGGCCAACGCGGTGCCGATCCGGCGCGTGGGCGTGATGGCTGCCTTCGGCTGCAACTACTCGGGCGAGGTCAGCGTGCAGCAGGCGCTGGAGGCGGCTGAAACGGGCATGAGCATTGCCCGCGAAGCCGGCGCCCGCATCGAGGAGATCACGCTCGCCGACAGCATGGGCTGGTGCACGCCGGCGCGCACCGAGCGGCTGGTCGGCGCCTTCCGCGAGCGCTGGCCCGAGGTGGAGCTGATCCTGCACCTGCATGACACCCGCGGCATGGGCGTGGCCAGTGCGCACGCGGCGCTCAGGATGGGTGTCACCAGCTTCGACAGCACGGTGGCGGGCCTGGGCGGCTGCCCCTTCGCGGGCCGGCCCGGCGCCACCGGCAACATCGCCAGCGAGGAGCTGGTGCTGCTGTGCCACGAGATGGGCATTGAAACCGGCGTCGACCTCGAGGCGCTGATCGAAGTGGGCCGCATGGCGGAGCGCCTGGTGGGCCATCCGCTGCCCAGCACCTTGCTGCGCTCGGGCAGCTACCAGACATAA
- a CDS encoding Bug family tripartite tricarboxylate transporter substrate binding protein: MIRRTLLALLTGLAVAGAASAQGSWPSRPIRVIVPYPPGGPVDSIARFLVPGLSKELGQPIVVDNRAGAAGLIGVAATVNAEPDGYTFGIGALGHFAVQPHVGKVPYKLEDVNYVTLMTQSPHVFIVNPAQGYPDLKSVIEAARKAPGKLNYGSPGSGSSTHLDGELLQQEAKIEIQHVPYKGGPAAVTAMVGGEVQLLSVEVSVGMSVQQKVRIAAVMADKRLPQLPKVPTMVELGYPNVVSSSMYGMIAPKNTPREITEKFRLAVIQALNAPEVKSRLNAQGQSVVTGTPEEFRKLMEAESAKWGSMIKARNIKVD; the protein is encoded by the coding sequence ATGATTCGCCGAACCCTTCTCGCCTTGCTCACCGGTCTCGCGGTGGCAGGGGCAGCCTCAGCGCAAGGCAGCTGGCCCTCCAGGCCGATCCGCGTCATCGTGCCTTACCCGCCCGGCGGCCCGGTGGATTCGATCGCGCGCTTCCTCGTGCCGGGTCTGAGCAAGGAGCTCGGCCAGCCCATCGTCGTCGACAACCGGGCCGGCGCGGCCGGCCTGATCGGCGTCGCCGCCACCGTGAACGCGGAGCCGGATGGCTACACCTTCGGCATCGGCGCGCTCGGCCACTTTGCCGTGCAGCCGCACGTGGGCAAGGTGCCTTACAAGCTGGAGGACGTCAACTACGTCACCCTGATGACCCAGAGCCCGCACGTGTTCATCGTGAATCCGGCGCAGGGCTACCCGGACCTGAAGTCGGTGATCGAGGCTGCCCGCAAGGCGCCCGGCAAGCTGAATTACGGCTCGCCCGGCTCGGGCAGCAGCACCCACCTGGATGGCGAGCTGTTGCAGCAGGAAGCGAAGATCGAGATCCAGCACGTGCCCTACAAGGGCGGCCCGGCGGCCGTGACCGCGATGGTCGGCGGCGAAGTCCAGCTGCTGTCGGTGGAGGTCTCCGTCGGCATGAGCGTGCAGCAGAAGGTGCGCATCGCCGCCGTCATGGCGGACAAGCGGCTGCCGCAGCTGCCCAAGGTGCCGACCATGGTGGAACTGGGCTACCCGAACGTGGTGTCGAGCTCCATGTACGGAATGATCGCGCCGAAGAACACGCCGCGCGAAATCACCGAGAAGTTCCGCCTCGCCGTCATCCAGGCGCTGAACGCGCCCGAGGTCAAGAGCCGCCTCAATGCGCAAGGCCAGTCCGTCGTCACCGGCACCCCGGAGGAATTCCGCAAGCTGATGGAAGCCGAGTCGGCGAAGTGGGGCTCGATGATCAAGGCGCGCAACATCAAGGTCGACTGA